From one Pseudomonas fluorescens genomic stretch:
- a CDS encoding LysR substrate-binding domain-containing protein: MSRRLPPLYALRAFEAAARHSSFTCAADELSITQSAVSRHIRTLEEHFACRLFVRNGRSLQLSEAARLLLPGVREGFAALERACNTLRSEDDILRMKAPSTLTMRWLLARLSRFRHLQPGNEVQLTSAWMDVDHVDFNHEPFDCAVLLSDGHFPPDWEVKRLFSELLIPVGAPELLKEGAWDERRLAGVELLHPTPDKRDWRSWLARMDLTDKVSLKGGQVFDTLELGMIAAARGYGVSMGDLLMVAEDVAQGRLSLPWPTAVASGLDYYLVWPRTRPGGERLRRLSDFLQGEADSMDLPKVEILGLSAPIGTS, from the coding sequence ATGTCTCGCCGTTTACCGCCTTTGTACGCATTGCGGGCTTTCGAAGCGGCCGCCCGGCACAGTTCGTTCACCTGTGCCGCAGATGAGTTATCGATAACCCAGAGTGCGGTCAGCCGGCACATTCGCACCCTCGAAGAACACTTCGCCTGCCGTTTATTCGTGCGCAATGGCCGCAGCCTGCAGCTCAGCGAAGCGGCGCGTTTGCTCTTGCCGGGGGTTCGCGAAGGCTTTGCCGCGCTGGAGCGGGCCTGCAACACCTTGCGCAGCGAAGACGACATCCTGCGCATGAAGGCCCCGTCGACCCTGACCATGCGCTGGCTGCTGGCGCGCCTGAGCCGCTTTCGCCACCTGCAGCCGGGCAACGAGGTGCAACTGACCAGCGCTTGGATGGATGTCGATCATGTCGATTTCAACCACGAGCCTTTCGACTGTGCGGTGTTGCTCAGCGACGGTCACTTTCCGCCGGATTGGGAGGTCAAGCGGCTGTTCTCCGAGCTGCTGATCCCGGTCGGTGCGCCGGAGCTGCTCAAGGAAGGCGCCTGGGACGAGCGGCGCCTGGCCGGCGTCGAGCTGCTGCATCCGACCCCCGACAAACGCGACTGGCGCAGCTGGCTGGCGCGCATGGACCTTACCGACAAGGTTTCACTCAAGGGTGGCCAGGTGTTCGACACCCTGGAGCTGGGCATGATTGCTGCCGCCCGGGGCTACGGTGTGTCCATGGGCGACTTGCTGATGGTTGCCGAGGATGTAGCCCAGGGCCGGCTCAGCCTGCCGTGGCCGACAGCAGTGGCCAGTGGCCTGGACTACTACCTGGTCTGGCCCAGAACCCGCCCCGGTGGCGAACGGCTGCGGCGCTTGAGCGACTTTCTGCAAGGCGAGGCAGATTCCATGGACCTGCCCAAGGTGGAAATACTGGGCTTATCAGCGCCAATCGGAACCAGTTGA
- the rep gene encoding DNA helicase Rep, which produces MSRLNPRQQEAVNYVGGPLLVLAGAGSGKTSVITRKIAHLIQNCGIRAQYIVAMTFTNKAAREMKERVGTLLRKGEGRGLTVSTFHNLGLNIIRKEHERLGFKPGFSIFDETDVKALMTDIMQKEYSGDDGVDEIKNMIGAWKNDLILPPEALENARNPKEQTAAVVYAHYQRTLRAFNAVDFDDLILLPVKLFQDNPDVLEKWQNKVRYLLVDEYQDTNASQYLLVKMLIGTRNQFTVVGDDDQSIYAWRGARPENLMLLKDDYPSLKVVMLEQNYRSTSRILRCANVLISNNPHAFEKQLWSEMGHGDEIRVIRCKNEEAEAERVAMEILSLHLRTDRPYSDFAILYRGNYQAKLIELKLQHHQVPYRLSGGNSFFGRQEVKDLMAYFRLLVNPDDDNAYLRVINVPRREIGSTTLEKLGNYATERKVSMYAASEELGLGEHLDSRYTDRLQRFKRWMDKVREQVALEDPIAALRSMIMDIDYENWIRTNSSSDKAADFRMSNVWFLIEALKNTLEKDEDGGMTIEEAIGKLVLRDMLERQQEEEDGAEGVQMMTLHASKGLEFPYVFIMGMEEEILPHRSSIEADTIEEERRLAYVGITRARQTLAFTFAAKRKQYGEIIDCSPSRFLDELPDDDLAWEGLDDAPTEVKAARGNNALADIRAMLKR; this is translated from the coding sequence ATGTCCCGACTCAACCCCCGGCAACAAGAAGCCGTGAACTACGTCGGCGGCCCTCTTTTGGTGCTCGCTGGTGCTGGCTCCGGCAAAACCAGCGTGATCACCCGCAAGATCGCGCACCTGATCCAGAACTGCGGCATCCGTGCCCAGTACATCGTGGCCATGACCTTCACCAACAAGGCCGCGCGAGAGATGAAAGAGCGGGTCGGCACCCTGCTGCGCAAGGGCGAAGGCCGCGGCCTGACCGTGTCGACCTTCCACAACCTGGGCCTGAACATCATCCGCAAGGAGCATGAACGGCTGGGCTTCAAACCAGGCTTCTCGATCTTCGACGAGACCGACGTCAAAGCCCTGATGACCGACATCATGCAGAAGGAATACTCGGGCGACGACGGCGTCGACGAGATCAAGAACATGATCGGCGCCTGGAAGAACGACCTGATCCTGCCGCCCGAAGCCCTGGAAAACGCCCGCAACCCCAAGGAACAGACCGCCGCAGTGGTCTATGCGCACTACCAGCGCACCCTGCGGGCGTTCAACGCGGTGGACTTCGACGACCTGATCCTGCTGCCGGTCAAGCTGTTCCAGGACAACCCCGATGTCCTCGAGAAGTGGCAGAACAAGGTGCGTTACCTGCTGGTCGACGAATACCAGGACACCAACGCCAGCCAGTACCTGCTGGTGAAGATGCTGATCGGCACGCGCAACCAGTTCACCGTGGTCGGCGACGACGATCAGTCGATCTACGCCTGGCGCGGGGCGCGGCCCGAGAACCTGATGCTGCTCAAGGACGACTACCCGTCGCTGAAAGTGGTGATGCTCGAGCAGAACTACCGCTCCACCAGCCGTATCCTGCGCTGCGCCAACGTGCTCATCTCGAACAACCCGCATGCCTTCGAAAAGCAGCTGTGGAGCGAGATGGGCCACGGCGACGAGATCCGCGTAATCCGCTGCAAAAACGAGGAAGCCGAGGCCGAACGAGTAGCCATGGAGATCCTCAGCCTGCACCTGCGCACCGACCGCCCCTACAGCGACTTCGCCATTCTTTACCGGGGCAACTACCAGGCCAAGCTGATCGAGCTGAAGCTGCAGCACCACCAGGTGCCGTATCGCCTGTCGGGCGGCAACAGCTTCTTCGGACGCCAGGAAGTCAAAGACCTGATGGCTTACTTCCGCCTGCTGGTCAACCCGGACGACGACAACGCCTACCTGCGGGTGATCAACGTACCGCGCCGGGAAATCGGCTCGACCACCCTGGAAAAACTCGGCAACTACGCCACCGAGCGTAAGGTTTCGATGTACGCCGCCAGCGAGGAACTGGGCCTCGGCGAGCACTTGGACAGCCGCTACACCGACCGCCTGCAGCGCTTCAAGCGCTGGATGGACAAGGTCCGCGAGCAGGTTGCCCTGGAAGATCCGATTGCTGCGCTGCGCAGCATGATCATGGACATCGACTACGAGAACTGGATTCGCACCAACAGCTCCAGCGACAAGGCTGCGGATTTTCGCATGAGCAACGTCTGGTTCCTGATCGAGGCGTTGAAAAACACCCTCGAGAAAGACGAAGACGGTGGCATGACCATCGAGGAAGCCATCGGCAAGCTGGTGCTGCGCGACATGCTCGAGCGCCAGCAGGAAGAGGAAGACGGCGCCGAAGGTGTGCAGATGATGACCCTGCACGCCTCCAAGGGCCTGGAATTCCCCTACGTGTTCATCATGGGCATGGAAGAGGAAATCCTCCCCCACCGTTCCAGCATCGAAGCCGACACGATTGAAGAAGAACGGCGCTTGGCCTACGTCGGGATTACCCGCGCACGTCAGACCCTGGCCTTCACCTTTGCCGCCAAGCGCAAGCAGTACGGCGAGATCATCGATTGTTCGCCGAGCCGCTTCCTGGACGAACTGCCCGACGACGACCTGGCCTGGGAGGGCCTGGACGATGCGCCGACCGAAGTGAAGGCCGCTCGTGGCAACAATGCACTGGCCGATATCCGTGCCATGCTCAAACGTTAG
- a CDS encoding NorM family multidrug efflux MATE transporter, translating into MQAAPTQELKALLRLAGPLIASQLAHMLMVLTDTLMMARISPQALAGGGLGAASYSFVSIFCLGVIAAVGTLVAIRKGASDIAGATRLTQAGLWLAWVMALVAALALWNLEPVLLLLGQSPNNVEAAAQFLLLLPFALPGYLSFMALRGFTSAIGRSTPVMVISLIGTVANFLLNYALIEGMFGLPKLGLVGIGLVTAIVANCMAVAMALYIRWHPAYAPYPIRQGLSRPSWPALRELWRLGLPIGGTYTVEVGLFAFAALCMGVLGSTELAAHQIALQIVSTAFMIPAGLSYAVTMRVGLYYGADNLLGARHAGRVGIGFGATMMLMFAILFWLLPDPLVGLFLDHGDPAFAEIIQLAVSLLMVAAWFELFDGVQTIAMGSIRGLKDAKTTFLVGLFCYWVIGAPAAWLLAFNLGLGAVGVWWGLALGLACAAVSLTLAFEWRMKRLLGSAGGVNKVTASVI; encoded by the coding sequence ATGCAGGCTGCGCCGACCCAAGAACTCAAGGCTTTGCTGCGCCTGGCCGGGCCGCTGATTGCCTCGCAGTTGGCGCACATGCTGATGGTGCTCACCGACACCCTGATGATGGCCCGCATCAGCCCGCAGGCGCTGGCCGGTGGCGGCCTGGGTGCGGCGAGCTATTCGTTCGTGTCGATTTTCTGCCTGGGCGTGATCGCCGCGGTCGGCACCCTGGTGGCGATTCGCAAAGGTGCCAGTGACATCGCCGGCGCCACCCGCCTGACCCAGGCCGGGTTGTGGCTGGCCTGGGTCATGGCCCTGGTGGCCGCGCTGGCGCTGTGGAACCTGGAGCCGGTGCTGCTACTGCTCGGCCAGAGCCCGAACAACGTCGAGGCCGCCGCGCAGTTCCTGCTGTTGCTGCCGTTTGCCCTGCCCGGCTACCTGAGCTTCATGGCCCTACGCGGCTTTACCAGCGCCATTGGCCGCTCGACGCCGGTGATGGTCATCAGCCTGATCGGCACGGTGGCCAACTTCCTGCTCAACTACGCCTTGATCGAGGGCATGTTCGGCCTGCCGAAACTCGGCTTGGTGGGCATCGGCCTGGTGACCGCGATCGTTGCCAACTGCATGGCCGTGGCCATGGCGTTGTATATCCGCTGGCACCCGGCCTATGCACCCTACCCGATTCGCCAGGGCCTGAGCCGCCCGTCGTGGCCGGCCTTGCGCGAGCTGTGGCGCCTGGGCCTGCCGATTGGTGGTACCTACACCGTCGAGGTCGGCCTGTTCGCCTTCGCCGCGCTGTGCATGGGCGTACTCGGCAGCACCGAGCTTGCCGCGCACCAGATTGCCCTGCAGATTGTCTCAACTGCGTTCATGATTCCGGCCGGCTTGTCGTACGCCGTGACCATGCGTGTAGGGCTTTATTACGGCGCCGATAACCTCCTGGGCGCCCGGCATGCCGGCCGGGTCGGGATTGGCTTTGGCGCGACGATGATGCTGATGTTCGCCATCCTCTTCTGGTTGCTGCCAGACCCGCTGGTGGGGCTGTTCCTCGACCACGGTGACCCGGCCTTTGCCGAGATCATCCAGCTGGCAGTGAGCCTGCTGATGGTTGCCGCCTGGTTCGAGCTGTTCGATGGCGTCCAGACCATCGCCATGGGGTCGATCCGTGGGCTCAAGGATGCCAAGACCACCTTCCTGGTCGGGCTGTTCTGCTACTGGGTGATTGGTGCGCCGGCGGCCTGGTTGCTGGCGTTCAACCTCGGTCTGGGTGCGGTGGGCGTGTGGTGGGGGCTGGCGCTGGGCCTGGCGTGTGCGGCGGTAAGCCTGACCCTGGCGTTCGAATGGCGAATGAAGCGTTTGCTGGGCAGTGCCGGCGGAGTGAACAAGGTGACTGCTTCGGTGATTTGA
- a CDS encoding acetyl-CoA hydrolase/transferase C-terminal domain-containing protein has protein sequence MAYSCSIDDAVDQVLARLPAHIHMGLPLGLGKPNRFVNALYARIRQLPERQLTIYTALSLGRPDLGDGLQRRFLEPFIERVFADYLELDYLHDLRRDQLPANIRVEQFFMQPGSLLHSAMAQQDYVSSNYSHAARDINAKGLNLVAQLVAEDPAHPGHLSLSCNPDITLDLLPMIARRRAAGETILILGQVHAELPYMPGASELPRDDFDLLIDSPESTRLFSTPNMPVTTQDHFIGLHASSLVRDGGTLQIGIGAMGDALTAGLLARQADNEAYQALLADLDLTPWQTLIAREGGIQPFAHGLYGCSEMFVNGLLALVEAGIIRRPVYPDEARQQAANKGELDDQGVLVHGGFFLGPQAFYQRLREMPLGQRKRFAMSAISYINELYGQESLKRLQRRDARFINTVFTMTLMGAGVADQLEDGRVLSGVGGQYNFVAQGHALEGARSILLLRSWREAGGEVSSNLVWEYGHCTIPRHLRDIVVSEYGIADLRGQTDAEVIARLLAITDSRFQPELIERAQKAGKLPKDFCLAPRFTDNSPQRLQALRDRHARLFPEYPLGSDFTAEERDLLRALNWLKSKFKLSEVLELGKAALDAPEPAAFRAQLARMNLAQPQGLKEDLYQRLLLAGLQATASL, from the coding sequence ATGGCGTACAGCTGTTCGATCGACGATGCCGTAGACCAGGTGCTGGCGCGCCTGCCCGCGCATATCCACATGGGCCTGCCGCTGGGGCTGGGCAAGCCCAACCGGTTCGTCAATGCCCTGTATGCGCGGATCCGCCAGTTACCCGAGCGGCAACTGACTATCTACACCGCCTTGAGCCTGGGCCGGCCAGACCTGGGCGACGGCTTGCAGCGGCGCTTCCTTGAGCCCTTCATCGAGCGGGTGTTCGCCGACTACCTCGAACTGGACTACCTGCACGACCTGCGCCGCGATCAGTTGCCGGCGAATATCCGTGTCGAGCAGTTCTTCATGCAGCCCGGCAGCCTGTTGCACAGCGCCATGGCCCAGCAGGACTACGTCAGCAGCAACTACAGCCATGCCGCCCGCGATATCAATGCCAAGGGCCTGAACCTGGTGGCGCAACTGGTTGCCGAAGACCCGGCGCATCCTGGCCATTTGAGCCTGAGCTGCAATCCGGACATCACCCTTGACCTGCTGCCGATGATTGCCCGCCGCCGGGCAGCCGGTGAAACCATCCTCATACTCGGCCAGGTGCATGCCGAACTGCCGTACATGCCGGGCGCATCAGAGCTGCCGCGGGATGACTTCGACCTGCTGATCGACAGCCCGGAAAGCACCCGGTTGTTCTCCACGCCGAACATGCCGGTCACCACCCAGGACCATTTCATCGGCCTGCACGCCAGCTCCCTGGTACGCGATGGCGGCACCCTGCAGATCGGTATTGGCGCCATGGGCGATGCGCTGACCGCCGGGCTGCTGGCACGTCAGGCTGACAACGAGGCTTACCAGGCGTTGCTGGCAGATCTCGACCTCACGCCCTGGCAAACCCTGATCGCTCGCGAAGGCGGCATCCAGCCCTTCGCCCACGGCCTGTATGGTTGCAGCGAAATGTTCGTCAACGGCCTGCTGGCGCTGGTCGAAGCGGGGATTATTCGCCGCCCGGTCTACCCGGACGAGGCGCGCCAGCAGGCGGCCAACAAGGGTGAGCTGGATGATCAGGGCGTATTGGTGCATGGCGGCTTCTTTCTTGGCCCCCAGGCGTTTTACCAGCGCTTGCGGGAAATGCCGCTTGGCCAGCGCAAGCGCTTCGCCATGAGCGCCATCAGCTACATCAACGAGCTGTACGGCCAGGAGTCGCTCAAGCGCCTGCAGCGTCGGGATGCGCGTTTTATCAACACGGTATTCACCATGACCTTGATGGGCGCCGGAGTCGCCGATCAGCTGGAAGACGGTCGGGTGCTCAGCGGGGTCGGCGGGCAGTACAACTTCGTTGCCCAAGGCCATGCCCTTGAAGGCGCGCGCTCGATCCTGCTGCTGCGCAGTTGGCGTGAGGCGGGCGGTGAGGTCAGCTCCAACCTGGTTTGGGAATACGGCCACTGCACCATTCCCCGCCACTTGCGCGATATCGTCGTCAGCGAATACGGCATCGCCGACCTGCGTGGCCAGACCGATGCCGAGGTGATTGCGCGGTTGCTGGCGATCACTGACTCGCGCTTTCAGCCCGAGCTGATCGAGCGGGCGCAGAAGGCCGGCAAGTTACCGAAGGATTTTTGCCTGGCGCCGCGCTTTACCGACAACAGCCCGCAGCGTTTGCAGGCGCTGCGCGACAGGCACGCACGGTTGTTCCCCGAGTATCCATTGGGCAGCGATTTCACCGCTGAGGAGCGCGATTTGTTGCGGGCGCTGAACTGGCTCAAGAGCAAGTTCAAGTTGAGCGAGGTGCTGGAACTGGGCAAGGCGGCGCTGGATGCACCGGAACCGGCGGCCTTCCGGGCGCAGTTGGCGCGGATGAACCTGGCGCAACCGCAGGGGCTGAAGGAGGACTTGTATCAGCGGTTGTTGCTGGCGGGGTTGCAGGCGACGGCGTCCCTTTGA
- a CDS encoding xanthine phosphoribosyltransferase produces the protein MEALHQKIREEGIVLSDQVLKVDAFLNHQIDPALMQLIGDEFARLFADSGITKIVTIEASGIAPAVMTGLKLGVPVIFARKHQSLTLTENLLVASVYSFTKQTENTVAISPRHLNSSDRVLVIDDFLANGKASQALISIIKQAGATVAGLGIVIEKSFQGGRAELDSQGYRVESLARVKSLEGGVVTFIE, from the coding sequence GTGGAAGCACTGCACCAGAAGATTCGCGAAGAAGGCATCGTGCTTTCCGATCAGGTTCTCAAAGTCGATGCGTTTCTCAACCATCAGATCGACCCTGCGCTGATGCAACTGATTGGCGATGAGTTTGCCCGCCTGTTCGCCGACTCGGGCATCACCAAGATCGTCACCATCGAAGCCTCGGGCATTGCCCCGGCGGTGATGACCGGCCTGAAACTGGGCGTCCCGGTGATTTTCGCGCGCAAGCACCAGTCGCTGACCCTGACCGAAAACCTGCTGGTAGCTTCGGTGTACTCCTTCACCAAGCAGACTGAAAACACCGTGGCGATCTCCCCGCGCCACCTCAACAGCAGCGACCGCGTGCTGGTGATCGACGACTTCCTGGCCAACGGCAAAGCTTCCCAGGCGCTGATCTCGATCATCAAGCAAGCCGGTGCCACCGTTGCCGGCCTGGGTATCGTCATCGAAAAGTCGTTCCAGGGCGGCCGCGCCGAGCTGGACAGCCAGGGCTACCGCGTTGAATCGCTGGCCCGGGTGAAGTCGCTGGAAGGTGGCGTGGTTACTTTCATCGAGTAA
- the alr gene encoding alanine racemase produces MRPARALIDLQALRHNYQLARELSGAKALAVIKADAYGHGAVRCALALEQHADGFAVACIEEALELRAAGIKPPVLLLEGFFEASELQLIAQHDLWCVVHSLWQLEAIEQAHLSKPITVWLKLDSGMHRVGLHAKDYQAAYQRLLASGKVARIVLMSHFARADELDSEASNEQLAVFQAARQGLSAEVSLRNSPAVLGWPNMPSDWVRPGLMLYGATPFEVPQAEAARLQPVMTVQSRVISVRELPAGEPVGYGAKFLSPRPTRVGVVAMGYADGYPRQAPNGTPVLVAGKRTQLIGRVSMDMLCIDLTDVPEAGLGSPVELWGKNVLASEVATHAGNIPYQIFCNLKRVPLDYSGD; encoded by the coding sequence ATGCGTCCTGCCCGTGCCCTGATCGATCTTCAAGCCCTGCGTCACAACTATCAACTTGCCCGCGAACTGAGCGGAGCCAAAGCCCTGGCCGTGATCAAGGCCGATGCCTATGGTCACGGTGCCGTGCGTTGTGCCCTGGCCCTGGAGCAGCACGCCGATGGTTTCGCCGTGGCCTGCATCGAAGAGGCGCTGGAGCTGCGCGCCGCCGGGATCAAGCCGCCGGTGTTGCTGCTCGAAGGCTTTTTCGAAGCCAGCGAACTGCAACTGATCGCCCAGCATGACCTGTGGTGCGTGGTGCATTCGCTGTGGCAACTGGAGGCGATCGAGCAGGCGCACCTGAGCAAGCCGATCACCGTCTGGCTCAAGCTCGACTCGGGCATGCACCGGGTCGGCCTGCACGCCAAGGACTATCAGGCCGCCTACCAGCGCCTGCTGGCCAGCGGCAAGGTGGCGCGCATCGTGTTGATGAGCCACTTCGCCCGTGCCGACGAGCTCGACAGTGAGGCCAGCAACGAACAACTGGCGGTATTCCAGGCCGCGCGCCAGGGCTTGAGCGCCGAGGTCAGCCTGCGCAACTCGCCGGCCGTGCTCGGTTGGCCGAACATGCCCAGCGACTGGGTACGCCCAGGCCTGATGCTGTACGGCGCCACGCCCTTCGAAGTGCCGCAGGCCGAAGCTGCGCGCCTGCAGCCGGTCATGACCGTGCAATCGCGGGTAATCAGCGTGCGTGAACTGCCGGCCGGCGAGCCTGTCGGTTATGGCGCCAAGTTCCTCAGCCCGCGGCCGACCCGGGTAGGGGTGGTGGCCATGGGTTATGCCGATGGCTACCCGCGCCAGGCGCCAAACGGTACGCCGGTGCTGGTGGCCGGCAAACGCACCCAACTGATCGGCCGGGTGTCGATGGACATGCTCTGCATCGATCTCACCGATGTGCCGGAAGCGGGCCTCGGCAGCCCGGTGGAGCTGTGGGGCAAGAACGTGCTGGCCAGCGAAGTGGCGACGCATGCTGGCAACATCCCTTACCAGATTTTCTGCAACCTCAAGCGCGTACCGCTGGACTACAGCGGCGATTAA
- a CDS encoding cupin domain-containing protein, with translation MDVGERLQAIRKLKGLSQRELAKRAGVTNSTISMIEKNSVSPSISSLRKVLSGIPMSMVEFFSEELQPENPTQIVYKAHELIDISDGAVTMKLVGKAHPSRAIAFLNEVYPPGADTGEEMLTHEGEETGILLEGRLELVVGLETFILEAGDSYYFESTKPHRFRNPYDEPARLISAATPANF, from the coding sequence TTGGACGTCGGTGAACGACTGCAAGCCATTCGCAAGCTCAAGGGCCTGTCACAGCGTGAACTCGCCAAACGTGCGGGCGTCACCAACAGCACCATCTCGATGATCGAGAAGAACAGCGTCAGCCCTTCCATCAGCTCGCTGCGCAAGGTGCTGAGCGGTATTCCGATGTCCATGGTCGAGTTCTTTTCCGAAGAGCTGCAACCGGAAAATCCCACCCAGATCGTTTACAAAGCCCACGAGCTGATCGACATTTCGGACGGTGCCGTGACCATGAAACTGGTCGGCAAGGCGCACCCGAGCCGGGCCATTGCCTTTCTCAACGAGGTCTATCCACCGGGTGCCGATACCGGCGAAGAAATGCTCACCCATGAGGGGGAAGAGACCGGCATCCTCCTCGAAGGCCGCCTTGAACTGGTGGTGGGCCTGGAAACTTTCATCCTCGAAGCGGGCGACAGCTACTATTTTGAAAGTACCAAGCCGCACCGTTTCCGCAATCCTTACGATGAGCCGGCTCGGCTGATCAGCGCGGCGACTCCGGCCAACTTCTAG
- a CDS encoding c-type cytochrome encodes MNLIKKMLAVPAAVLALWAVSAQAATNDDIANRLEPVGQVCVQGQECKGMEVAASAAGGGAKTPDEIIAKHCNACHGSGLLGAPKIGDTAAWKERSDHQGGLDGILAKAITGINAMPPKGTCADCSDDDLMGAIKKMSGL; translated from the coding sequence GTGAATCTAATCAAGAAAATGCTGGCCGTACCAGCTGCCGTATTGGCCCTTTGGGCAGTCAGCGCACAAGCTGCGACCAACGATGACATCGCCAATCGACTGGAACCGGTCGGCCAGGTGTGTGTCCAGGGTCAGGAATGCAAGGGAATGGAAGTCGCAGCATCTGCTGCTGGCGGCGGTGCCAAGACCCCGGATGAAATCATTGCCAAGCACTGCAATGCTTGCCATGGCAGCGGCCTGCTCGGCGCGCCGAAAATCGGCGATACCGCTGCCTGGAAAGAGCGCTCCGATCACCAGGGTGGTCTGGACGGCATCCTCGCCAAGGCCATTACCGGTATCAACGCCATGCCGCCGAAAGGCACCTGCGCCGACTGCTCGGATGACGACCTCATGGGTGCCATCAAGAAGATGTCCGGCCTGTAA
- a CDS encoding putative bifunctional diguanylate cyclase/phosphodiesterase yields MSTPVEPLRLLLLADEPEWATVLRECLLPMAGQAVLLTAPNWEAVDTLFANDRNALVLATPQLQPAPGRCVLPMVLLLEHEPQVPPPGVSDWLILDQLNSNILRRSLRHVRERGVLEATLQRLAEQDPLTGIANRQGFQTLLAARLADNEGRGVALGHLDLDNFRHANDALGHQAGDRLILQVVGRLKSQLEAGDQVARLGSDEFALLIDTRREPQRAEWMAERITEALAEPYWIDGESLLLGCSLGVAHARAQGGADPLMWHAHIAMQQAKSTQGCTFHVFNERINRNARSLADLESELRRALRRDELELHYQPRLNLADGRIVGLEALVRWRHAERGLLPPSEFVPLAEQSGLIVPLGYWVISRALRDMQALREQGLAPLHMAVNLSFRQFQDSQLLATLSRLIIEHGVDARWLEFELTETAVMRRNDLVKQTMDALGRLGVRFSLDDFGTGFSSFVHLNSLPITLLKVDRSFVGGMEQREENRKLVHAMINLAHNLNLEVVAEGVETVEQMDLLRSFDCDQVQGFLISRPLPIDELMEYLLRGPVQQSVAL; encoded by the coding sequence TTGTCTACGCCCGTCGAACCCTTGCGTTTGCTCCTGCTGGCCGATGAGCCGGAATGGGCCACGGTCTTGCGCGAGTGTCTGCTGCCGATGGCGGGCCAGGCGGTATTGCTCACTGCTCCGAACTGGGAGGCGGTCGACACCCTGTTCGCCAATGACCGCAATGCGCTGGTGCTGGCGACCCCGCAACTGCAGCCGGCGCCCGGGCGCTGCGTACTGCCGATGGTGCTGCTGCTTGAGCATGAGCCGCAGGTGCCGCCGCCGGGTGTCAGCGACTGGCTGATTCTTGATCAGCTCAACAGTAATATCCTGCGCCGCAGCCTGCGCCATGTTCGCGAGCGCGGCGTTCTCGAAGCGACCCTGCAACGTTTGGCTGAACAAGACCCGCTGACCGGCATCGCCAACCGCCAGGGTTTTCAGACCCTGCTGGCCGCGCGTCTGGCCGATAACGAAGGGCGCGGTGTCGCCCTCGGGCATCTGGACCTCGACAACTTTCGCCATGCCAACGATGCCCTTGGCCATCAGGCCGGCGACCGGCTGATCCTGCAGGTGGTGGGGCGGCTGAAAAGCCAGCTTGAAGCCGGTGACCAGGTCGCGCGCCTGGGCAGCGACGAGTTCGCCCTGTTGATCGATACCCGCCGCGAGCCGCAGCGCGCCGAATGGATGGCCGAGCGCATCACCGAAGCCCTGGCCGAGCCCTATTGGATAGACGGCGAAAGCCTGCTGCTCGGCTGTAGCCTGGGGGTCGCCCACGCTCGCGCCCAAGGTGGCGCCGACCCGCTGATGTGGCATGCACACATCGCCATGCAGCAGGCCAAGAGCACTCAGGGTTGTACCTTCCACGTCTTCAACGAACGCATCAACCGCAACGCCCGCAGTCTTGCCGACCTGGAAAGCGAACTGCGCCGGGCGCTGCGTCGTGACGAACTGGAACTGCATTACCAGCCGCGGTTGAACCTGGCCGACGGGCGCATCGTCGGCCTCGAAGCCCTGGTGCGCTGGCGCCATGCCGAACGCGGGCTGCTGCCGCCCAGCGAGTTCGTGCCGTTGGCCGAGCAGAGCGGGCTGATCGTGCCCTTGGGCTACTGGGTGATTTCCCGCGCCCTGCGCGACATGCAGGCGCTGCGCGAGCAAGGCCTGGCGCCGCTGCACATGGCGGTCAACCTGTCGTTTCGCCAGTTCCAGGACAGCCAGCTGTTGGCGACCCTGAGCCGGCTGATCATCGAACATGGCGTCGATGCCCGCTGGCTGGAGTTCGAACTCACCGAAACCGCAGTGATGCGCCGCAACGACCTGGTCAAGCAGACCATGGATGCCCTCGGGCGCCTGGGCGTGCGCTTTTCCCTGGATGACTTCGGTACCGGCTTCTCGTCGTTCGTGCACCTCAACAGCTTGCCGATCACCTTGCTCAAGGTCGATCGCAGCTTTGTCGGCGGCATGGAGCAGCGCGAAGAAAACCGCAAACTGGTGCATGCGATGATCAACCTGGCGCACAACCTCAACCTTGAGGTGGTGGCCGAGGGTGTGGAGACCGTGGAGCAAATGGACCTGCTGCGCAGTTTCGATTGTGACCAGGTGCAGGGGTTTCTAATCAGCCGGCCGTTACCGATTGATGAGTTGATGGAGTATTTGCTGCGTGGGCCAGTGCAGCAGTCGGTGGCTTTGTAG